The following coding sequences are from one Rhodospirillales bacterium window:
- the fabG gene encoding 3-oxoacyl-[acyl-carrier-protein] reductase, whose product MFDLSGKCVLLTGASGGIGGAIARACVRQGASVALSGTRTQALEALAAELGSAACAVPGDLQSAEGCAALAGAAEERLGRIDVLVHNAGVTRDNLLLRLSDDEWRTVLDVNLSAAFYLARAALRRMMKRRWGRLIGITSIVGVTGNAGQANYAASKAGMAGLFKSVAHEVAKRGITANCIAPGYIETAMTDVLSDEQKRAIVAAVPQARAGTPADVAACVVFLASEEAGYVTGQTLHVNGGMAML is encoded by the coding sequence ATGTTCGACCTTTCCGGCAAGTGCGTCCTCCTGACCGGGGCGTCCGGCGGCATCGGCGGCGCCATCGCCAGGGCCTGCGTCAGACAAGGTGCATCCGTCGCCCTCTCCGGCACGCGCACGCAGGCGCTTGAAGCGCTGGCGGCTGAGTTGGGTTCTGCGGCGTGCGCCGTGCCGGGCGACCTGCAGAGCGCCGAGGGCTGCGCAGCCCTGGCTGGCGCAGCGGAGGAACGGCTGGGTCGGATTGACGTCCTCGTCCACAACGCCGGCGTCACCCGCGACAATTTGCTGTTGCGACTGTCGGACGATGAGTGGCGGACGGTGCTGGACGTCAATCTTTCAGCGGCGTTCTATCTGGCTCGCGCCGCACTGCGGCGCATGATGAAGCGCCGCTGGGGCCGCCTGATCGGGATCACCTCTATCGTCGGCGTGACCGGCAATGCCGGCCAGGCGAACTACGCCGCATCAAAGGCCGGGATGGCGGGGCTGTTCAAGAGCGTCGCTCACGAAGTGGCAAAACGCGGCATCACCGCCAATTGTATAGCGCCAGGTTACATCGAGACCGCGATGACCGACGTGTTGTCGGACGAGCAGAAGAGGGCGATCGTCGCCGCCGTGCCTCAGGCACGGGCCGGGACACCGGCGGACGTCGCCGCGTGCGTGGTGTTCCTGGCAAGCGAGGAAGCCGGGTACGTGACCGGCCAGACGCTGCATGTGAACGGTGGGATGGCGATGCTTTGA